In Zunongwangia profunda SM-A87, the following proteins share a genomic window:
- a CDS encoding UvrD-helicase domain-containing protein, protein MVNVGKPKLVIAGPGAGKTHGMVDEIIQALKLLERHRYMIVVTYTNSATKNIKKRLGKKIAIPPNLFIGTIHSFLNKFIVIPYSSLHNDDVNGEKLFIQCGTDDVLKRMFDNSGETPDYKAKNYIKSRLTTSLHKNGYITYDQTLSLAEKAITNKRIKEMLSNRIQFLYVDEFQDTGNKMFSIIESLRKEKKTIIYCVGDPEQYIQSFDSSIKNFQNIPILKASRMNQYETELNKTNRRSVKTIVTFLNNFSKRVYQDNTFEQHCHNEIPGTPVKFINATQNITSMLPEFFARCEKENIPHKERGIIAKKNDVVKKAIAALNGNVLAPDKSAKISAVSEIKDTLLSSLGTNQSAFCEAHGLTPFDLRIMAVQIIRAIRSEMITNENSFAIFVKDTFGYIIKNDIPFKLENLRQIIVSNTNAEAIMVSNIHRFKGLELDAILAVAKNEAELNLWLETSTDFRDAHSDRGTSDYPRLGYVAFSRARKVLCIACLESISDNTKQKLNNLGVEIDTPTLQFPSLI, encoded by the coding sequence ATGGTAAATGTGGGTAAACCAAAACTTGTAATTGCTGGACCTGGTGCTGGAAAAACCCACGGTATGGTTGATGAAATTATCCAAGCTCTAAAATTATTGGAACGACATCGCTATATGATAGTTGTTACCTATACCAATTCGGCTACAAAAAATATAAAGAAACGGCTCGGTAAGAAAATAGCCATACCACCTAATTTATTTATCGGGACCATACATTCTTTCTTGAATAAATTTATTGTTATACCGTATTCAAGTTTACATAATGATGATGTCAATGGTGAAAAATTATTTATTCAATGTGGAACGGATGATGTTCTAAAAAGAATGTTTGATAATAGTGGCGAGACACCTGACTACAAAGCCAAAAATTATATAAAAAGTAGATTGACAACTTCTCTTCATAAAAACGGCTACATTACTTACGACCAAACGCTCAGCTTAGCTGAAAAAGCTATAACGAACAAAAGAATAAAAGAGATGTTGTCTAACAGAATTCAGTTTTTATATGTCGATGAATTTCAAGATACTGGAAATAAGATGTTTTCTATTATAGAGTCTCTTAGAAAGGAAAAAAAGACAATAATATATTGCGTAGGCGACCCAGAACAATACATTCAAAGCTTTGATTCTTCCATTAAAAACTTCCAAAATATCCCGATTCTCAAAGCTTCACGAATGAATCAATATGAGACCGAGCTAAATAAAACGAATAGACGCTCTGTAAAGACGATTGTAACTTTTTTAAACAACTTTAGCAAACGAGTTTACCAGGACAATACATTTGAGCAACATTGCCATAACGAGATACCTGGCACACCTGTAAAGTTTATAAATGCAACCCAAAATATTACATCGATGCTACCTGAATTTTTTGCCCGATGTGAAAAAGAAAATATTCCGCATAAAGAACGCGGCATAATTGCCAAAAAAAATGACGTAGTTAAAAAAGCTATTGCTGCTTTAAATGGGAATGTTCTTGCCCCTGATAAGTCTGCAAAGATCTCAGCCGTTTCTGAAATAAAAGACACACTACTATCATCGTTGGGAACTAATCAAAGTGCGTTTTGTGAAGCTCACGGATTAACACCATTTGATTTAAGAATAATGGCTGTTCAAATCATACGTGCTATTCGCTCAGAAATGATAACTAATGAAAATTCTTTCGCCATTTTTGTTAAAGATACATTTGGCTATATTATAAAAAATGATATTCCTTTCAAATTAGAAAACCTGCGTCAAATCATCGTTTCTAATACCAATGCAGAAGCCATAATGGTTTCAAATATTCATAGGTTTAAAGGACTTGAATTAGATGCCATCCTTGCAGTAGCAAAAAATGAAGCCGAGCTCAATCTATGGTTGGAAACGAGTACAGATTTCAGAGATGCACATTCTGACAGGGGAACAAGTGATTATCCCAGGTTAGGTTATGTTGCTTTTAGCAGAGCAAGAAAAGTATTATGCATTGCTTGTTTAGAGTCCATTTCAGATAATACAAAACAAAAGTTAAATAATTTGGGTGTTGAAATCGATACACCAACCCTACAGTTTCCCAGCTTAATTTAA
- a CDS encoding ATP-dependent nuclease — MYVSQLEILNYRNFKNFTVQLKPVTQIIGENNIGKSNLLDSLGLIFSQEVSFFKRRMLDISDFNYETILELKKAILDTSIEPKNISYPKIVIKATLKDWDLKQEAVITDWMSNSDFTEATLTYTFAPISSFDKIEEITLQRQFLQDYEKEIGPEEFKKIPQSEILILINFPISKYHYRIHGGNQNESLANAYHLNQLKFELLDALRDAKSELSASRNNGLLFRVLNANEETDYQDLKKRLVGLQRAIEQNVAISGIKNRISEQLDKISLSTETSNNVVDLIFSLPNVSDLLRKLSLIYNDNPIKIERNGTGRNNLLFISLILSFIEDPERAQSTFFRIVGLEEPEAHLHANLQNHLASNLEGLIKKEDGTYRKDIQLILTSHSNHITTKIDFDNTVVLHYKNGNVQAHYILDGFGTTAEEKRQVNYLKKYLDSENVNLFYSRRLALVEGISEKLLFPLFYKIQTGETIDQSATAVVNVNGLAFKNFLQIIVNGFHTKCLVLTDSDIGTQSENRAQELKNKYDGVNEIDIQISQLSTFEKDLINCNKSGSGKTILCKVIPIVRPNAGKKYVEELGTNDIDIEEYFALIEDYKSEFALQLSLSLTEDQSGFSIPKYIEDGIKFLDPLM, encoded by the coding sequence ATGTATGTATCCCAACTTGAAATATTAAACTACAGAAACTTTAAAAATTTTACTGTACAACTAAAACCAGTTACACAAATCATTGGCGAAAATAATATCGGTAAATCCAACCTTTTGGATTCATTAGGTTTAATATTCAGCCAAGAAGTATCTTTCTTCAAAAGACGTATGTTAGACATTTCAGACTTTAATTACGAGACTATTCTGGAACTTAAAAAAGCAATCCTTGATACTTCTATTGAACCAAAGAATATTTCATATCCTAAAATTGTAATAAAAGCTACACTTAAAGACTGGGATTTAAAACAAGAGGCTGTAATAACAGACTGGATGAGTAATTCTGATTTTACAGAGGCCACACTTACTTATACGTTCGCACCAATATCATCTTTTGATAAAATTGAAGAAATAACCCTACAAAGGCAATTTCTTCAGGATTACGAAAAAGAAATAGGACCTGAAGAATTTAAAAAAATACCCCAAAGCGAAATACTAATTCTAATAAATTTTCCAATTTCAAAATACCATTATCGCATACACGGTGGTAACCAAAATGAAAGCTTGGCAAACGCCTACCATCTAAACCAACTAAAATTTGAGCTACTTGATGCATTGAGGGATGCAAAATCCGAACTTTCGGCGAGTAGAAATAATGGGCTGTTGTTTAGAGTTTTAAATGCAAATGAGGAAACCGATTATCAAGATTTGAAAAAGCGGTTAGTGGGTCTTCAAAGAGCTATCGAACAAAATGTGGCTATTTCAGGTATAAAAAATCGCATTTCTGAACAACTTGATAAAATTTCATTAAGTACGGAAACGTCCAATAACGTTGTTGACCTAATATTCTCTCTTCCAAATGTTTCAGACTTGCTTAGAAAATTGAGCTTAATTTACAATGATAATCCTATAAAAATTGAACGTAATGGAACTGGGCGAAATAACCTTTTGTTCATTTCGTTGATACTATCATTTATAGAAGACCCAGAGCGTGCACAGTCCACTTTTTTTAGAATCGTGGGACTTGAAGAACCAGAGGCACATCTTCACGCAAATCTTCAAAATCACTTAGCCTCAAATCTTGAAGGGCTCATAAAAAAAGAGGATGGTACTTATAGAAAGGATATACAACTGATCCTAACTTCACATTCCAACCATATTACAACCAAAATAGATTTCGATAACACCGTTGTCCTTCATTACAAAAATGGCAATGTTCAAGCTCATTATATATTAGATGGTTTTGGAACTACAGCTGAAGAGAAAAGACAGGTAAACTACCTCAAAAAATACCTTGATAGTGAAAATGTCAATTTATTTTATTCAAGACGATTGGCATTGGTAGAAGGAATTTCTGAGAAACTTCTCTTTCCTTTATTCTATAAAATCCAGACTGGCGAAACAATTGACCAATCTGCAACTGCCGTAGTAAATGTCAATGGGCTTGCATTTAAGAATTTTCTTCAAATAATTGTGAATGGTTTTCATACTAAATGCTTAGTTCTTACGGATAGCGATATTGGGACTCAATCTGAAAATAGAGCACAAGAACTTAAAAATAAATATGATGGCGTAAACGAAATAGATATCCAAATTTCTCAGTTATCTACATTTGAAAAGGATTTAATAAACTGCAATAAATCTGGAAGTGGTAAGACTATTTTGTGCAAAGTGATTCCAATAGTACGACCGAATGCAGGAAAAAAATATGTAGAAGAATTAGGCACAAATGATATTGATATCGAAGAATATTTTGCATTGATTGAAGATTATAAAAGTGAGTTTGCCTTACAACTTTCTTTGTCGTTGACTGAAGACCAAAGCGGTTTTTCAATCCCAAAATATATAGAGGACGGAATTAAATTCTTAGACCCTTTAATGTAA
- a CDS encoding RNA-binding domain-containing protein: MPETNRIEYKRELSDGLEKEVIAFLNYREGGILYVGINKDGNTYGLADADGDQLKIKDRLKNNIRPSALGLFDIVSEEREGKDILKIIVASGPEKPYHLRKYGMSEKGYFIRMGSSAEPMPQKMIDELFAKRTRNSISKIKAGRQDLNFGQLKIYYEEAGYNLGKAFAKNLELLTEDGAFNYAGYLLADKNNTSIKVAKYSGKTRTDLIESNEYGHECLVKATKQVIDKIAVENRTTTKITAKERQQANLWNPIALREAIINAFVHNDYTNEITPKFEIFADRIEITSAGGLPEGLSKQEFFEGFSVPRNKELMRIFKDLELVEQLGSGIPRILEHYGKESFGFSDNFLRMTFKAKETTVEDGGAKGGQIGGQIGGVRGGVTDAGIDAATTLTKRQKEVVKLIAANSSITYNEIADALGINESAVGKHITAIKNKGVLVRQGGTQGYWEINLDRNK; this comes from the coding sequence ATGCCAGAAACAAACCGCATAGAATACAAACGAGAATTGTCCGATGGACTTGAAAAAGAGGTTATTGCATTTCTCAACTACCGTGAAGGTGGCATTCTATACGTAGGTATAAATAAAGACGGAAACACCTACGGTTTGGCAGATGCGGATGGCGACCAACTTAAAATTAAGGATAGGCTGAAGAACAACATCCGGCCTTCAGCTTTGGGACTTTTTGACATCGTGAGCGAAGAACGAGAAGGTAAGGACATCCTCAAAATCATTGTGGCCAGCGGTCCTGAAAAACCTTATCATCTTAGAAAGTATGGGATGAGCGAAAAGGGGTATTTTATCCGTATGGGTTCATCTGCAGAGCCGATGCCACAGAAAATGATAGACGAGCTCTTTGCCAAGCGTACCCGAAATTCCATCAGCAAAATTAAAGCCGGACGACAAGACCTGAACTTTGGCCAGTTGAAAATCTACTATGAGGAAGCTGGCTATAATCTGGGCAAAGCCTTTGCAAAGAATCTGGAACTGCTTACTGAGGATGGCGCATTCAATTATGCAGGTTATCTTTTGGCCGACAAGAACAATACCTCTATTAAAGTGGCCAAGTATTCAGGCAAGACCCGTACAGACCTTATTGAAAGCAACGAATATGGCCACGAATGTTTGGTGAAAGCCACCAAACAGGTCATTGATAAGATTGCCGTCGAGAACAGAACAACCACAAAAATTACAGCCAAGGAACGGCAACAAGCCAATCTTTGGAATCCCATCGCCTTACGGGAAGCCATCATCAATGCTTTTGTGCATAACGACTATACCAATGAGATAACACCTAAGTTTGAGATTTTTGCCGACAGGATAGAAATTACATCAGCTGGTGGACTTCCAGAAGGCTTGAGCAAGCAAGAATTTTTTGAAGGTTTTTCCGTGCCACGCAACAAAGAACTGATGCGGATTTTCAAGGATTTGGAACTGGTAGAGCAATTGGGTTCTGGCATCCCTCGTATTTTGGAACACTATGGCAAAGAGAGTTTTGGCTTTTCTGATAACTTTCTTAGAATGACATTTAAGGCCAAAGAAACTACTGTTGAAGATGGTGGTGCAAAAGGTGGTCAAATAGGTGGTCAAATAGGTGGTGTAAGAGGTGGTGTAACAGATGCTGGAATTGATGCCGCAACTACACTTACTAAAAGACAAAAAGAAGTAGTTAAACTTATAGCTGCTAATTCTTCTATAACTTACAATGAAATAGCAGACGCTTTAGGTATCAATGAATCTGCTGTTGGTAAACATATAACAGCTATTAAGAACAAAGGTGTTTTGGTACGTCAAGGTGGTACACAGGGCTATTGGGAAATCAATCTCGATAGAAATAAATAG
- a CDS encoding DUF4138 domain-containing protein yields the protein MRAKIIILAILISTFVPRLCSAQATAQSIIVLDTIYANDTKNVALFFPEPIRQGITGSDNFVFTYNREKEQYFGLLQAKPGKESNLLVVNRNGSVFSYIVRYKKQLSKLNYFIPISSSIGNEKPTVTDSILAESSEERVDNRTYYYQKFCSYLLNRKQRIGRIKKRNEGIVLSIENIVFDKEELYFVIQIENNSTLDYDLNFLNLSIETRQKGKRKSLQRLFQEPIYKHNLPSKIAEGETVRFVYVLPKFSLSNDRRAILELNEKDGERNIEMKLSHRYINNPN from the coding sequence ATGAGAGCAAAAATTATAATATTAGCAATACTTATTTCCACTTTCGTACCTCGACTATGCTCGGCACAGGCTACAGCACAATCAATTATAGTACTCGATACCATTTATGCGAACGACACCAAGAATGTTGCGCTTTTCTTTCCAGAACCTATTCGGCAAGGCATAACCGGTTCAGATAATTTTGTCTTTACCTATAACCGTGAAAAAGAACAGTATTTCGGCCTGTTGCAAGCCAAGCCAGGAAAGGAAAGTAATTTACTGGTAGTCAACCGAAATGGTTCGGTTTTTTCGTATATTGTAAGGTATAAAAAACAGCTTTCTAAGCTCAATTATTTTATTCCGATATCAAGTAGTATCGGGAATGAAAAACCGACTGTAACCGATTCAATTCTTGCTGAATCCTCTGAAGAGCGTGTAGATAACAGAACCTATTATTACCAAAAATTCTGCTCGTATCTTCTCAATAGAAAACAGCGCATAGGTCGAATCAAAAAGCGGAATGAAGGCATTGTCTTAAGTATTGAGAATATCGTTTTTGATAAAGAAGAGCTGTACTTCGTTATCCAGATTGAGAATAATTCCACCTTGGATTACGATTTAAATTTCTTGAACCTTTCGATTGAAACTCGACAGAAAGGAAAAAGGAAATCATTACAACGCCTTTTTCAAGAGCCGATCTACAAACATAATCTGCCTTCAAAAATTGCAGAAGGTGAAACGGTACGGTTCGTTTATGTGTTGCCAAAATTTTCATTGTCCAATGACCGTAGGGCAATTTTAGAACTAAATGAAAAGGATGGTGAACGAAATATTGAAATGAAACTATCGCACAGATATATCAATAACCCAAATTAA
- the traM gene encoding conjugative transposon protein TraM, translating to MKVEKNKIVFVAVLAVIFIFLISYSIMVMGDDDSENESLQQTLVPDLEEDQKEYESKLDAINDLKEVRETNAPSIYDEKLIDSLGFYDPDLPEREKERIVDSIYDAGKIKYSEKRYQNLGQRRAVQQTVPKVDSAEVKREQKIEAKELGLEHQLFFAAAPKPNEVSIIGNTDETIYVVVDGDQIVQTNTRLRMRLTKAATINGKLMPKNTPIFGFISFQPNRALIEIENIKHHPTKLKAFDLQDGSEGIYVENNFREEATREVLDDVIGDINIPSVPQVGGLTQVFRRSNRRVKVTVLNNYRLILKPKL from the coding sequence ATGAAAGTAGAAAAGAATAAAATAGTATTTGTAGCGGTATTGGCCGTGATTTTCATATTCCTCATTTCCTATTCCATAATGGTAATGGGCGATGATGATAGCGAGAATGAAAGCCTACAACAGACTTTAGTGCCTGATTTGGAAGAAGACCAAAAAGAATACGAGTCCAAGCTCGATGCGATTAACGACCTGAAGGAAGTGCGCGAAACTAATGCACCCAGCATCTATGATGAAAAGTTGATTGATTCCCTGGGCTTTTACGACCCAGATTTACCGGAACGTGAAAAAGAACGCATTGTTGATAGTATCTATGATGCTGGCAAAATTAAGTATTCCGAAAAGCGGTATCAAAATTTAGGGCAAAGGCGAGCTGTTCAACAAACAGTACCAAAGGTGGATTCAGCTGAAGTTAAAAGAGAACAAAAAATTGAAGCTAAAGAACTGGGCTTGGAACATCAACTATTCTTTGCCGCTGCGCCCAAACCCAATGAAGTTTCAATTATCGGCAATACAGACGAAACAATTTATGTAGTCGTGGATGGCGACCAAATTGTTCAGACAAATACCCGATTACGGATGCGCCTTACCAAAGCTGCTACAATAAATGGCAAACTGATGCCAAAGAACACACCGATTTTCGGATTTATCAGTTTTCAGCCCAATCGTGCCTTGATTGAAATTGAAAACATAAAGCACCATCCCACCAAACTCAAAGCCTTCGATTTGCAAGACGGTAGCGAGGGCATCTATGTTGAGAACAACTTTAGGGAAGAAGCAACCAGAGAGGTTCTCGATGATGTTATTGGTGATATAAATATCCCGAGTGTTCCACAAGTTGGCGGACTTACCCAAGTATTCAGGCGCTCTAACCGAAGGGTAAAAGTAACCGTACTGAACAATTACAGATTAATTCTAAAACCTAAATTATGA
- a CDS encoding conjugal transfer protein TraK: MKIPYKNIYNVLKLNRFIVLAVVVCALLSSTFSVWMVFNTNQKALNSAFAINTDGSIIPLKLVTQKENFRVEALAHLELFHNYFYNIDASNYERNLEKALWLGNSSVDNLYRQKKADGVYNRLLQYSLVQKVLSIDSKISESNGVYNFTTTTIFEINRGSIIDTYELVSTGNLIMVDRNFPNNPHGLLITNYFENTLKKLNDES; this comes from the coding sequence ATGAAAATACCTTATAAGAATATTTATAACGTCCTAAAATTAAATCGGTTTATCGTTTTGGCAGTCGTTGTCTGTGCGTTATTGTCCAGCACCTTTTCAGTTTGGATGGTATTCAACACCAATCAAAAGGCGCTCAATAGTGCTTTTGCAATTAATACCGATGGTAGTATTATTCCGCTGAAACTCGTTACACAAAAAGAGAATTTCAGGGTGGAAGCTCTCGCACATCTGGAACTGTTTCACAACTACTTCTACAACATCGATGCGAGCAATTATGAACGGAATTTGGAAAAGGCGCTTTGGTTGGGCAATAGTTCTGTCGATAACTTATATCGCCAGAAAAAAGCAGATGGTGTCTATAATCGGTTACTACAATATTCGCTCGTTCAAAAAGTATTGAGTATTGATTCAAAAATTTCAGAAAGCAACGGTGTGTACAATTTCACTACGACGACCATTTTTGAAATCAATAGAGGCTCTATCATCGATACCTACGAATTGGTTTCCACCGGAAACCTAATTATGGTGGACCGGAACTTTCCCAATAATCCGCACGGACTTTTGATTACGAATTACTTCGAGAACACCTTAAAAAAACTGAATGATGAAAGTTGA
- a CDS encoding TraG family conjugative transposon ATPase, protein MNKINLSKYQPITDIQDNIVFANNGNVVLCYEGNLPEIYSLSEKDFEDMHGAWFQALKSLPVGTVVHKQDIYLKKPYSSEQLPNTTFLEKVTHEHFKGRGHIEHKCYLFFILTKNKALNNSKYVNPFRKVSKGIVQELDDNVKSFVNFVSDSVSFINNSRKMEFISLKAEEIQKLTYSYFNGFNEGFDTDIILDKKSVNIGDNHFDALAINSELCFGESVQSSKTNEKFTSDDFVFHQGFIDGLGLTLNENHIVNQILYLDDKQKWRKLLDKKVEELNKSSNFGSQNKVVLGKIQHILDQINADDNARIIRGHLNIVYWSKDAKELDKITSKIKTEFKELDIIPYYPRGEERKNYILNSYCCFSSNFSNNDLYVTDLKHALCLFINNTNYKSDNTGIIFNDREHNIPVLKDVWDERKKRIKARNFAIFAPTGEGKSFLANNILRQYFESGVRLVIIDLGGSYTKFAKLYPEKYTVLRYESGKNLGINPFYISNQNDLTPERLEDLSVFLFELFTSDLKVTKAQSVSVKKILRYYYDSTSENHSLDGFYSFIERNQKDLLDTLKIHPDYFNVTSFLHVMSEYVGDGLYSFLFEVSEDQTYKIEDKRLIVFELDEVKDNKEILSVMLKLIKSAIQRTIWKNRAEKGIILFDEFAKQLKFDNVLESVEFYYQAIRKQNGAIGIILQSINQLPNNSTSASILENTQVIYSLNNEKGYDGLVKRLNLSSHDLNQLKSIKNNLTGPRKYTEMFIKIGRESNIFRLEVPKEVYAAYLTDGKENEEIMKLYNEHQDMQKAIIQFTSKT, encoded by the coding sequence ATGAATAAGATTAACCTTTCTAAATATCAACCGATTACAGATATTCAGGACAATATCGTGTTTGCCAATAATGGCAATGTCGTTCTATGCTATGAAGGGAATCTACCTGAAATCTATTCCCTTTCAGAAAAGGACTTTGAGGATATGCACGGTGCTTGGTTTCAGGCTTTGAAATCTCTGCCTGTTGGGACTGTGGTTCACAAACAGGATATCTATTTGAAGAAACCCTATTCTTCAGAACAACTTCCAAATACAACCTTTCTGGAAAAAGTAACGCACGAGCATTTTAAAGGTCGTGGCCACATAGAACATAAATGCTATCTGTTCTTCATTTTGACCAAGAACAAGGCACTTAATAATTCAAAATACGTCAATCCATTTCGCAAGGTTTCTAAAGGAATTGTACAAGAACTGGATGACAACGTTAAAAGCTTTGTCAACTTTGTAAGCGATTCTGTTTCCTTCATCAACAATAGCCGAAAGATGGAATTTATTTCGCTTAAAGCGGAAGAGATTCAAAAGCTTACATATAGCTATTTCAATGGTTTCAACGAAGGCTTTGATACCGACATCATCTTAGATAAAAAAAGCGTCAATATTGGCGACAACCATTTTGATGCCCTGGCCATCAATAGCGAACTGTGCTTTGGCGAAAGTGTACAGAGTAGCAAGACCAATGAGAAATTCACTTCTGACGATTTTGTATTTCATCAAGGGTTTATTGATGGTTTGGGGCTTACGCTTAACGAAAATCATATCGTCAACCAGATTCTCTATCTCGACGACAAACAGAAGTGGCGCAAGCTGCTCGATAAAAAAGTAGAAGAGCTTAATAAAAGTTCAAATTTCGGTTCGCAGAACAAAGTAGTACTGGGTAAGATTCAGCACATTCTGGATCAAATCAATGCCGATGATAATGCCAGAATCATTCGTGGGCATCTGAACATCGTGTACTGGTCTAAAGATGCCAAAGAGCTTGATAAAATAACCTCAAAAATCAAGACTGAGTTTAAGGAACTCGATATCATCCCATACTATCCAAGAGGTGAAGAACGTAAAAATTACATTCTGAACAGTTACTGTTGTTTCTCTTCCAACTTTTCAAACAACGATTTATATGTCACAGACTTAAAGCACGCGCTTTGCCTGTTCATCAATAACACCAATTACAAATCCGACAATACCGGAATCATCTTCAATGACCGAGAGCATAATATTCCCGTTCTAAAGGATGTTTGGGACGAGCGCAAGAAACGCATCAAAGCTCGGAACTTCGCCATTTTCGCACCAACGGGCGAAGGCAAATCCTTTTTAGCCAATAACATTTTACGCCAGTATTTTGAAAGTGGTGTGCGATTGGTCATTATCGACCTTGGTGGATCTTACACCAAGTTTGCCAAACTCTACCCAGAAAAATACACAGTACTTCGCTATGAAAGCGGTAAGAATTTGGGTATCAATCCATTTTATATAAGTAACCAAAATGACTTGACACCAGAACGGTTGGAAGACCTGTCAGTTTTCTTATTTGAATTGTTTACTTCAGATTTAAAAGTCACAAAAGCACAATCGGTTTCGGTTAAAAAGATATTGCGCTACTATTACGATAGCACTTCAGAAAACCACTCTTTAGATGGTTTCTACAGCTTTATAGAAAGGAATCAGAAAGACCTTCTGGACACCTTGAAAATTCATCCCGACTACTTCAATGTCACAAGCTTCTTGCACGTAATGTCAGAGTATGTCGGCGATGGTCTATACAGTTTTCTATTCGAGGTTAGCGAAGACCAGACCTATAAAATTGAGGACAAAAGATTGATTGTTTTTGAACTTGACGAAGTAAAGGACAATAAGGAAATCCTGTCCGTGATGTTGAAGTTGATTAAGTCCGCCATCCAAAGAACCATTTGGAAAAACAGGGCAGAAAAAGGCATCATCCTATTTGACGAGTTCGCTAAGCAACTGAAGTTTGATAACGTATTGGAAAGCGTTGAGTTTTACTATCAAGCGATACGTAAACAGAACGGTGCAATTGGGATTATTCTGCAATCTATCAATCAGCTTCCGAACAACTCGACTTCCGCAAGCATCCTTGAAAACACACAGGTCATCTACAGTCTGAATAATGAAAAAGGCTATGACGGATTGGTCAAAAGACTCAATCTGTCCAGCCACGACCTGAACCAGTTAAAATCCATCAAGAACAACCTTACCGGACCACGCAAATACACCGAAATGTTCATCAAAATAGGTAGGGAAAGTAACATTTTTCGGTTGGAAGTCCCGAAGGAAGTCTACGCCGCTTACCTGACCGACGGTAAAGAAAATGAGGAAATAATGAAGCTCTACAATGAGCATCAGGATATGCAAAAAGCAATCATTCAATTCACATCTAAAACATAA
- a CDS encoding N-acetylmuramoyl-L-alanine amidase family protein, with translation MKKWLKNVSFMILLLKSCILLCQNLDTKKIVVIDPGHGGKDSGAIGINGIQEKDVALNIANAILKLNDELDKTLDIYLTRHTDTLISISDRTKLAKVLKADLFVSLHCNHSDNVHSRRVEVYVANQNSEFSEEAIWLAFQLQADLKKKLGFESRGVKFANFQVLRETIAYCSSLLLELGFLSNWDENMYLSNSNRIKIIAYLIYESIKYKR, from the coding sequence ATGAAAAAGTGGCTCAAAAACGTCAGTTTTATGATTTTGCTTCTCAAAAGTTGCATCCTTTTGTGTCAGAATTTGGACACAAAAAAGATAGTCGTAATTGACCCTGGCCACGGTGGAAAAGATTCGGGTGCAATCGGTATAAATGGCATCCAAGAAAAGGATGTTGCGTTGAATATCGCAAATGCCATTTTGAAGCTAAATGATGAGTTGGATAAAACTTTGGACATTTATTTGACAAGGCACACCGATACCCTCATTTCTATATCGGATAGAACGAAGTTGGCCAAAGTCCTTAAAGCTGATTTGTTCGTGTCCTTACATTGCAATCATTCGGATAATGTACATTCAAGAAGGGTTGAAGTTTACGTGGCTAATCAAAATTCTGAGTTTTCGGAAGAAGCCATTTGGTTAGCTTTTCAACTACAGGCAGACCTTAAAAAAAAACTTGGTTTTGAAAGTAGGGGTGTGAAGTTTGCAAATTTTCAGGTGTTGCGTGAAACCATTGCTTATTGCTCGTCATTATTATTAGAATTGGGGTTTTTGAGTAATTGGGATGAGAATATGTACTTGTCAAATTCGAATAGAATTAAAATCATAGCTTATTTAATATATGAATCAATAAAATATAAAAGATGA